Proteins found in one Zea mays cultivar B73 chromosome 1, Zm-B73-REFERENCE-NAM-5.0, whole genome shotgun sequence genomic segment:
- the LOC100278549 gene encoding uncharacterized protein LOC100278549, producing MDRRILRTSSCNGSGKNPSPSSPAAVSRPASSGGIGSKDDAAAGERKALLPRQPPGGMARKGRKGSNRRVQWKDKHGSKLTDVREFQPSDSSDSDDEYLDTCICSIM from the exons ATGGATCGCCGCATCCTCAGGACCTCGTCGTGCAACGGCAGCGGTAAGAACCCGTCCCCTTCCTCTCCCGCGGCGGTCTCACGGCCTGCGTCCTCCGGGGGCATCGGCTCCAAGGACGACGCCGCTGCCGGCGAGCGCAAGGCGCTGCTGCCGCGGCAGCCTCCTGGCGGCATGGCGCGGAAGGGCCGCAAGGGGTCCAACCGCCGCGTGCAGTGGAAAGATAAGCATGGCAGCAAGCTCACCGATGTCAGGGAGTTCCAGCCTAG TGACTCAAGTGACTCAGATGATGAATATTTGGATACATGCATATGCTCAATCATGTAA
- the LOC100278549 gene encoding uncharacterized protein isoform X1 codes for MDRRILRTSSCNGSGKNPSPSSPAAVSRPASSGGIGSKDDAAAGERKALLPRQPPGGMARKGRKGSNRRVQWKDKHGSKLTDVREFQPRNPSNFNYSAMGFSLISKGEVSILCDSSDSDDEYLDTCICSIM; via the exons ATGGATCGCCGCATCCTCAGGACCTCGTCGTGCAACGGCAGCGGTAAGAACCCGTCCCCTTCCTCTCCCGCGGCGGTCTCACGGCCTGCGTCCTCCGGGGGCATCGGCTCCAAGGACGACGCCGCTGCCGGCGAGCGCAAGGCGCTGCTGCCGCGGCAGCCTCCTGGCGGCATGGCGCGGAAGGGCCGCAAGGGGTCCAACCGCCGCGTGCAGTGGAAAGATAAGCATGGCAGCAAGCTCACCGATGTCAGGGAGTTCCAGCCTAG GAACCcatcaaatttcaactactctgcAATGGGCTTTAGTCTTATCTCCAAAGGTGAAGTGAGTATACTTTG TGACTCAAGTGACTCAGATGATGAATATTTGGATACATGCATATGCTCAATCATGTAA